agacagacaataaCTCAATGACTGACCTGCCAGAACCAGCTCCCCTGCAGGATGGTGAGTGATGCTCTCAGAAGCTCCAGCAGCATGTTTCCTCTGTGGAACACCTCCAGAAAGGACACCATGGCCTctccaaacacacagaacagcagcAGCTGGTGAACATGGACATCTAGCATGGCTCTGCCGTGGAGGTGGTACAGGAAAAGGAACCCTGGGAAACACAGAATAAACAATCAGTAGTGCGTTGGTGCACCGGTTCACGCATTACAGCCCCATTAACTTGAATAGAGATGTCCATTTCTAGTGGTGATTCGATTTCTATGGCTGTAACACTGCATGTGAGCTAGCTAACTAATTACCAAAGCCTATTACCTCAGGACATCTCCATCTCCCCCGCCTGCCCAGACCTATTACCTTCTATGAAGAAGGCGATGGCCAGCATTAGTCTGTCGAGGGCCAGTGGAGCAGCGTCGGTGGTGTGTACAATCAGAGACATGGCTCCAGCCAAGCCAAAGAAGAGGTACATGGTGGAGTGCTGCCAGTTATGGAGTCTGTCCCAGTGATGCTCGCTGTAGTCATACAGGTGCAGCCGTGGTCCGTCTGCTACAAACTGCTCCGCCAGCATCCCTGAAGAACAGAACGTCAGGATTCTCTTAAACGTCTCAGAGAAAAGATCCTTGGTCTTTTAGAAACTTCTAATCATAGTCTCCCTCTGCCATAAATTACCATCAACAGTCCAGCAACAATGTCTCATCCTAAAATGATCATTTCAAAACATCCTAACACTCCCAGTTTGTCTCCTCATCtccagtgttgtttaactacagacagtaccagCTAGTTTATGGTGAATTTTCTAAACTCTTAGTACAAAGCTCCAAACTGGTAACACTTGTAAAGCAGCCAGACAGCACATTCAAAACCTTTCATTGTGCATTCATTTTGTTTTGTAGATATCTTTCACCACACGACCATTGATCCAAAATCTTTACTGTGAAACATTGGGTTTaatcaccaaaacacaacataatGATATCTTCTCAATGTAGTTATTTTAACAACCAGTTAATCCAATAGCAAAAAAATGTAAGATACTGTCATGCCGCTCCCCCTCTCCAGCACTCAATGTCActggtctactaaccaccggtccatcattacacacatctgGACTTCATCATCACCTTGATTACCTTCCCTTTATTAGCCTTCAGTAGCCTCGGTCATCAGGCATTATTGGTTTGTTTTCATTCACGTTCTGTACTCTTGTTTTTTAATCTGCATTCTTCATTATTAAACTCACCTTCTGCATCTGCTTCCTGACTCATGGCGTATACGTGACAGAATACTGCCTCACGAAGAAGCAGCAGAAGACATCTCCCAGACGGTCGGTGAACAGGGACACTCTGTCGACATCCCGATCAGCTGGCGCAACTGGGTGCGGCTATGGATGGTACTCTGCGTCCTTCACCGCCTTGACACCACCCGAGAGGATTCACCTACAACAAGTGGAGGGCCTTTTACCTCGAGTCGTCCCAGCAGAGTAGCAGGTCAGCGAATATTCCAACTCCGGCAGGGTGCCCAGACTGCTGCAGAGTACACCCTCACCTTCCGGACCGTGGCAGCCTCCAACAGATGGAACCAACCGGTGctctgcaccctatttcataggGGACTGCGTGTGGAGGTCCGGACGGAGTTGGCATACAGGGACAGCAACCTTTCCTTGGATGCACTCTTCGCAATGGCCACCCGTCTGGGCAACCTACTTTAGGAGCGCCGGCAACTCCTTCGTCCCTCATCCTCCACCTTTGGCCGTCTCAAGgcagagcctgaacccatggagATAGGGGTCATACACTTCTCTGCGGCAGAGCATCGTCACCAGAGACAGCTGGGGCTGTGTTCCTATTGCGGTCAGATGCGGCACCAGCTCCAGCTGTGTCCTGTGTCGTCTGGGGCAATGGGATTGCCCCGTGATCATCCGTCTCCCAGGACAGTCGTGAGTATACCTTCATCATCGTTTTCCGACAAACCCTTCCTGGTTCTCTTCACTGGCTGGCTGTCCCTCATGTGTTGTCTCTACAGCTCTAGTGGACTTATCCgcagattttttttggggggggacagCCGTTGGTTTCTTCCATGGTGTCTTCCCATGAACACCAtgcttgtttagtgttttatgcatcgtagacttgtcaacagagatgttaccatgttccagagatttctgtaagtctttagctggcactctaggattcttcttaacctcattgagcattctgcgctgtgctcttgcagtcatcttggATCAGGATGGCCACtcatagggagagtagcaacagtgctgaactttctccatttatagacaatttgtcttaccgtgaactgatgaacatcaaggcttttagagatacttttgtaaccctttccagctttatgcaagtcaacaattcttaatcttacgGCTTCTGATATctcttttgttcaaggcatggtacacatcaggcaatgcttcttgtgactaggaaactcacattttgtgagtgttttttatagggcaaggccactctaaccaacatctccaatctggtctcattgattggactccaggttagctgactcctgactccaatgatcttttggagaagtcattagcctcggggttcacatactttttacaacactgtgaatgtttaaatgatgtattcaatatagaaaagaaaaatacaataatttgtgtgttattagtttaagcccactatgtttgtctattgttgtgacttgaaGAACAGATGAAATTTGATGACCAagttatgcagaaatccaggtaattccaaagggttcacatactttttcttaccACTGTATATCATACTTGTTATGTTTCTACTTTACAGACATATATtttcattagtagtagtagttatcaTAATCTGTAGTGGACAAACCAGTTTACATGTCAAATCTATAAGTTTACCAAACGTTTAAGTAATAGTAAAATATTTTTAACAAAAGAGAATCATATCAAAAGTGAGCATCTCATTGTGTTTATATGAACACGTATTGCAATGTTAAACATGTATTTCAAGATTAAATACTGACTAAGTTGAATGAAAAAGTAACTGTATAATTTTGTGTGTTGCACGTAGTCAATTGAAAAtgttgggcctcccgagtggtgcagcggtctaaggcactgcatctcagtgttgaGGCGCCACTACAGCCacaggttcgatcccaggctgtgtcacggccggccgtgactgggagacacatggggtggcacacaattggcccagtgtcgtctgggatAGGGGAGTGTTTGGCCGGGGTCTCATTGTGCTGTGGCGGGCCGGGAACCTGCAAGCTGATtcggacggtgtttcctccgacacattggtgcggctggcttccgtgtTAAGCgaacagtgtgtcaagaagcagtgtggctaggcagggtcgtgtttcggaggatgcatggcccTCGACTttcacctctcctgagtccgCAGGGGAATTGCAGAGACGAGACAAGATCagaactaccaattggatatcctgaaaaaaagggggaaaaaatgTGCCTCAAAACATATAATGTGGATACTCAGGGTGTTGATGCTCACCAACCACGGAGAAGAAGAGGGTGACTGATCCCTCGATGACTTCCAGGCGGCGCTGTGTGGATCGGCTGGCCAGGCGGGTGGAGGTGGAGCCCAGACTCTTGTTCCTGAGGGTGGCGTACCATAGAGAGTACTTTCCTGCCCACCACAGACCCGCGATCAGGAAGAAACTACCTGGCAATGCATGGCCCTTAAAACTACCCATAATCCTTCACTGGAAtacctggaacacagagagaggggacggaCGGTCATCTGGTGATGAGAAAAGTATCTTATTCTTAGATTGGGCAACAAGAAATGTGGTGTTAGTGGTTCAAACTTTTTATAATCCCGtatcccttcaaacattcaaactccagctgtgtaccccctctagcaccagggtcagctgtaccccctctagcaccagggtcagctgtaccccctctagcaccagggtcagctgtaccccctctagcaccagggtcagctgtacccccctctagcaccagggtcgcactctcaaatgttgtttttttgccatcattgtaagcctgccacacacactatacaacacatttattaaacataagaatgattgtgagtttttgtcacaacccgactCGTAGgaacaaagagctcttataggaccagggcacaaataataataatcaagaaTTGTAACAACTTTCATTAGAAGAAGGTGAAGACCAAGGTACATGTTCATATTATTTATTCTGACTGACCACTGAATACAAACTAACAAAAAGAATAGCCGAAACAGTTCTGcaacaaacactaaacagaaaataaccacccacaactaacagtggggaaacaggctacctaagtatggttctcaatcagagacaacgaaagacagCTGTTCCTGATTGacaaccatacccggccaaaacatagaaatacaaaacctagacatacaaacatagaatgcccacccacatcacaccatgaccaaacaaaaaatagaaacatacaaagcatgGTACGCCacccgcagggtagcctagtggttagagtgttggactagtaaccgaaaggttgcaagttcgaatccccgagttgacaagctacaaatctgtcgttctgccccctgaacaggcagttaacccactgttcctaggtcgtcattgaaaataagaatttgttcttaactgacttgcctagtaaaataaaaaataaaataaaaatctacaCTCAGGGCATGACAATAATgttgtggcagggtagcctagtggttagagtgttggactagtaaccgaaaggtttcacacacagtctgtgcctgtatttagttttcatgctagtgagggctgagaatccactctcacatgggtacgtggttgcaaagggaatCAGTGTCTTAACATCGCGATTTGCCAagaggatactctgagcgcagtcCAATCCAAtcatctggcagtggcttctgattaaattacattttcacagaactgcttgttgcaatttcgatgaggctctctggttcagatatcggtaagtggactggaggcagggcatgaaagagaTAACGAatacagttgtttgtgtcatccgtttcgggaaagcacctgcgtaattgcgcacccaacttgCTCAGGTGCTTCGCtttatcacatttgacattgtccgtaagcctGAGtttatttgcacacaaaaaattcATACAAAAAattcatacaatgatggaaatacctgtgtgttgtccttgttaatgcagacctAATGCGGGCCTtactttttttaaccatttatccATTTTCGAGCAAAAGGAATGAGCAATAGCTACGTTcggctacatacggaccgttagtggaattcccgcaagAGAGcaatggttaatgtgattggatgttcattatttgactaggctacctgtatttgacattgtgttgttatttcgctgaacactagatggtttaattttatttttgccagtgaaacgaggctcctcaggcgagaaaaaaacctcTCCCAAATGTATTGCCCCGTTGGAAAATCTAaacggactgtttgaaaatgggatttaatcacatttttatttggtgtaCCCCCAAAGGCATTGTGTATAGCCCAGTTTGAGAATAGCTGCTATAGATAGACATTGGTTTTACCAGTACGGCCACTCATTCAGTAACTGTTGAGAATTGTTTGGTCTGTTAAAGGAGACCAGAACCAAACAGCTCTGTTAAAGGAGACCAGAACCAAACAGCTGTTAAAGGAGACCAGAACCAAACAGCTCTGTTAAAGGAGACCAGACCCAAACAGCTCTGTTAAAGGAGACCAGAACCAAACAGCTGTTAAAGGAGACCAGAACCAAACAGCTCTGTTAAAGGAGACCAGAACCAAACAGCTGTTAAAGGAGACCAGAACCAAACAGCTCTGTTAAAGGAGACCAGACCCAAACAGCTCTGTTAAAGGAGACCAGAACCAAACAGCTGTTAAAGGAGACCAGAACCAAACAGCTCTGTTAAAGGAGACCAGAACCAAACAGCTGTTAAAGGAGACCAGAACCAAACAGCTCTGTTAAAGGAGACCAGACCCAAACAGCTCTGTTAAAGGAGACCAGAACCAAACAGCTGTTAAAGGAGACCAGAACCAAACAGCTCTGTTAAAGGAGACCAGAACCAAACAGCTCTGTCAATGGAGACCAGAACCAAACAGTTCTGTTAAAGGAGACCAGACCCAAACAGCTCTGTTAAAGGAGACCAGAACCAAACAGCTCTGTCAAAGGAGACCAGAACCAAACAGCTGTTAAAGGAGACCAGAACCAAACAGCTCTGTTAAAGGAGACCAGAACCAAACAGCTCTGTCAATGGAGACCAGAACCAAACAGCTCTGTTAAAGGAGACCAGAACCAAACAGCTCTGTTAAAGGAGACCAGAACCAAACAGCTATGTTAAAGGAGACCAGAACCAAACAGCTCTGTTAAAGGAGACCAGACCCAAACAGCTCTGTTAAAGGAGACCAGAACCAAACAGCTCTGTTAAAGGAGACCAGACCCAAACAGCTCTGTTAAAGGAGACCAGAACCAAACAGCTCTGTTAAAGGAGACCAGAACCAAACAGCTGTTAAAGGAGACCAGAACCAAACAGCTGTTAAAGGAGACCAGAACCAAACAGCTCTGTTAATTTCTGGCTCAGAGGTTTGACAATggtccctctccctcatggttgaacattgaaatgcttgaggtaaatgatgacacTGGGGCAGATTTGTTTTACAAATGGGACAGAAAATCTATAAAAACCATCACAGACAACCCTTTAATCATACATTCTGTCCTACATTCTGATCAATAGATTGATCCCTATGCTTTTCCAGAATAGTAACTTTAGACCATGGTCTGATAAGGGGATCactcttctggaacattgttacgaggagggagttcttatgtcatttgatcagctgaaacagaaataccacttgcctaacagggacttctttagctacctacaactacgaaactttattagggtgactctcaagggacaatggaacctacctaAGATGTCACCTATTGAACAACTCTGCCACGCAGACCAACCCCTGTTCAAGACCATTTCCCGTGTATATGATGCTCTTATGTCAGGACTAACACTGCCTGGGCTAGATAAACCCCGACTTAAATGGGGCAAAGATCTGGGTATTGATCTTGATGAGGATCTATGGAGTGACCTATGCAGGTATGGTgttacatccacattgaactccagatacagtttaatttcctccatcagctctatatcaccccatctagactgcacaagttcaacccagatatctcctccctatgttttagatgtggctcagatgaaggaacattcctccattccacttggcagtgttcaaaactacacggtttctggcaggggggtatgcgataccatatcctcaattcacggggttgcattccctttagacccggaggtctgtctactgggtaactttactaacaccaatcttaggcaaagccatactataaagctaacagaaataATGCTAGTGATTGTcaagaaatgtattgccttgaaatggaaattggattcctccctgccagttgcaatgtggctatcggaagttaatagttgtatccctttggagaaaatcacttactgcttgaggaataagttaaagacattttacagaatttggcaacctttcattgactatatggagaatctccccccacatctcattgattgaatctatatataatccaaccttttattgactatatggagaatctccccccacatctcattgattgaatctcTATATAATCCTGACATAATGTTTCACAGGTAATGTagaatatgtagcctacggcaggtgatccaatgtctcgttattttttaaattttcttattgtatgtttgtttatataattattattattatttatttttgttacgctcgtctgttactgtcactttgtcctatcgttgtctaatatcttttcacttttgttttgaatgttcttaattggaaaatgcaaaaataaaatataaaacaaaaacaaacaaaaacagctCTGTTACGCCCACAAATCACTCATCTACACCTGGACAGGTGAAAAAACAGAGGAACTTCAAAGCTGGCTCACTTCTGGTTGGGTGGAGGCTAC
This is a stretch of genomic DNA from Oncorhynchus nerka isolate Pitt River linkage group LG25, Oner_Uvic_2.0, whole genome shotgun sequence. It encodes these proteins:
- the tmem45a gene encoding transmembrane protein 45A; this translates as MGSFKGHALPGSFFLIAGLWWAGKYSLWYATLRNKSLGSTSTRLASRSTQRRLEVIEGSVTLFFSVVGMLAEQFVADGPRLHLYDYSEHHWDRLHNWQHSTMYLFFGLAGAMSLIVHTTDAAPLALDRLMLAIAFFIEGFLFLYHLHGRAMLDVHVHQLLLFCVFGEAMVSFLEVFHRGNMLLELLRASLTILQGSWFWQIGFVLYSPSGAEWDQKDHNNMMFITMCYCWHLVFSLLIVSVLYCTIICVVRSRLKRTPPMEMGLLKPRQQESEDEIL